From a single Leopardus geoffroyi isolate Oge1 chromosome E1, O.geoffroyi_Oge1_pat1.0, whole genome shotgun sequence genomic region:
- the MED31 gene encoding mediator of RNA polymerase II transcription subunit 31: MAAAVAMETDDAGNRLRFQLELEFVQCLANPNYLNFLAQRGYFKDKAFVNYLKYLLYWKEPEYAKYLKYPQCLHMLELLQYEHFRKELVNAQCAKFIDEQQILHWQHYSRKRMRLQQALAEQQQQNNAAGK, encoded by the exons ATGGCCGCGGCCGTCGCTATGGAGACAG ATGATGCTGGAAATCGACTTCGGTTTCAGTTGGAGTTGGAATTCGTGCAGTGTTTAGCCAACCCCAATTACCTTAATT TTCTTGCCCAAAGAGGTTACTTCAAAGACAAAGCTTTTGTTAATTATCTTAAGTACTTGCTTTACTGGAAAGAACCAGAATATGCCAAGTATCTAAA GTACCCACAGTGTCTGCACATGCTCGAGCTGCTTCAGTACGAGCACTTCCGCAAGGAGCTGGTGAACGCTCAGTGCGCCAAGTTTATCGACGAGCAGCAGATCCTGCACTGGCAGCACTACTCCCGGAAGCGGATGCGCCTTCAGCAAGCCCTGgcggagcagcagcagcagaataaCGCAGCGGGAAAGTGA
- the LOC123602961 gene encoding collagen alpha-1(I) chain yields MSGAAGRCVGPSRPGRGRGRPWGKRGAAGAPRGRGAGRRATTSAWDTRCVSAERLRDCRRPRGRRAEADAAGAAGANGPEASGIPGAAGSAEAAGDPGAVWVDGAVGEPQVVGPVGSVWVTGTGGEEDGAPYRSPRGCERKGRPGSMGHESILELWLKVQAMRAAAGCGEGSRVELHPVPAGEGPVDRGVPGRASWVETSRGGLTGPWVKGQARAMPRASGVSTGVGPGAGCERVPGLCGRGQAAGLLPGGVPGMVPYLLGRGQAAGWPAPVDRERGWGSAPGLWGRGQSLQVPGAPGPETVCGDTPGSWRGGQALRVLPDAVGAPGRVEEEASCAGALGAWRNGQAVEGMGSGGAPGTWGTGQPVGVPCAVEEEARCGGDPGFRERGQAVWVETGSGGDPGSWAAAHAAEACGPAELQVGPGGAPGLWSVEQGLGVPTALGRETGCGSIPAVWGTQQPVGAAVAGPGALGGQAGYGAAPGLWDGQRALGAPGVVAGDTGCGGVVSLWDGRQALGEQETLLPAALGAPGPAGQEAGPRDVSCLCRRRQAEGLPGAAVLPRHRCGPGGFARAPAAVPAAVWVSGSTCQDGGSRGGLSLCDGVSAALLPVAPEGPWSAGETAASAAFPGPWERGQAIGGPEAPGLAGQETGSGGVPRPWGRRPSAGASAAAPVPVAPRTPRPVREESTPGGVAGLWGERDTVQAPVDARGPSRMGLPPSAGMPGPTGERLGPGGPSGSLGGGQAAEMPGAEGVPTAAGAPGPMMANASCGDVSGVWGQRPVAEGPVDGPWRRRASGPVPEAARVPLPLGVLAAVGVPAAGRVPAVVWVTGCAGEEAAEAAAGLPASRTPSAEGAGASWGEAGGRQAVGAPLVHGCGTRSWSCPRPPGEESHCENVPAASGTRGPVPPVAGQETGIGHLRGHPQQSGGAQAGGASAVRVRGSPLGEDRLRGAFS; encoded by the coding sequence ATGAGCGGGGCGGCGGGCCGCTGCGTGGGGCCCAGCCGGCCGGGGCGCGGGCGCGGGAGGCCGTGGGGGAAGAGGGGCGCCGCGGGGGCGCCGCGCGGCCGGGGAGCGGGGCGCCGGGCGACGACCTCGGCGTGGGACACGCGCTGCGTGAGCGCAGAGAGGCTGCGAGACTGTCGGCGGCCCCGGGGGAGGAGAGCGGAGGCCGACGcggccggggcggcgggggcgaACGGGCCGGAGGCCTCGGGGATCCCCGGCGCCGCAGGCTCGGCGGAGGCCGCGGGGGACCCGGGCGCCGTGTGGGTGGACGGCGCGGTGGGGGAGCCCCAGGTGGTGGGGCCTGTCGGGTCGGTGTGGGTGACGGGCACCGGCGGGGAGGAGGACGGGGCGCCTTACCGGAGCCCCCGGGGCTGTGAGCGGAAAGGCCGCCCGGGATCCATGGGGCACGAGAGCATCCTGGAGCTGTGGCTGAAGGTGCAGGCTATGCGGGCGGCGGCGGGGTGCggggagggaagcagagtggAGCTCCACCCGGTGCCCGCGGGAGAGGGCCCGGTTGACAGGGGCGTCCCCggcagggcctcctgggtggaGACGAGCCGGGGTGGTCTCACGGGGCCCTGGGTGAAGGGACAGGCTCGGGCAATGCCCCGGGCCTCGGGAGTGTCCACAGGCGTTGGGCCCGGGGCGGGTTGTGAGAGGGTCCCAGGCCTGTGCGGGCGGGGACAGGCGGCTGGCCTGCTGCCTGGGGGTGTACCTGGGATGGTGCCCTACCTGCTGGGGAGAGGACAGGCCGCGGGGTGGCCCGCGCCTGTggacagggagaggggctgggggagtgcCCCTGGTCTGTGGGGCAGAGGGCAGTCCCTGCAGGTGCCGGGGGCTCCTGGCCCAGAGACCGTCTGTGGGGACACCCCGGGCTCATGGAGAGGGGGGCAGGCTTTGAGGGTGCTGCCTGATGCTGTGGGGGCGCCCGGCAGGGTGGAGGAGGAAGCCAGCTGTGCAGGTGCCCTGGGTGCGTGGCGGAACGGACAGGCCGTGGAGGGGATGGGGTCTGGGGGTGCTCCTGGCACGTGGGGCACTGGACAGCCCGTGGGGGTGCCTTGCGCTGTTGAAGAGGAAGCTAGATGTGGGGGTGACCCAGGATTCAGGGAACGGGGGCAGGCTGTGTGGGTAGAGACCGGCTCTGGAGGGGACCCGGGTTCCTGGGCAGCCGCACACGCCGCAGAGGCCTGCGGTCCTGCCGAGCTGCAGGTGGGCCCTGGAGGCGCTCCAGGCCTGTGGAGTGTGGAGCAGGGCCTGGGGGTGCCCACGGCCCTGGGGAGGGAGACGGGCTGTGGGAGCATCCCTGCTGTGTGGGGGACCCAGCAGCCGGTGGGGGCAGCGGTGGCGGGACCAGGGGCCCTGGGAGGACAGGCGGGTTACGGGGCTGCCCCAGGCCTGTGGGACGGGCAGCGGGCCCTGGGGGCGCCGGGGGTGGTTGCGGGGGACACAGGCTGTGGGGGTGTTGTGAGCCTGTGGGACGGGAGGCAGGCTCTGGGGGAGCAGGAGACCCTGCTGCCCGCAGCGTTGGGGGCACCCGGGCCTGCGGGTCAAGAGGCCGGCCCCAGGGACGTGTCTTGTCTGTGCagaaggagacaggcagaggggcTGCCTGGGGCCGCAGTCCTGCCCAGGCACAGGTGCGGCCCGGGGGGGTTCGCGAGGGCGCCTGCGGCCGTGCCCGCCGCCGTGTGGGTGTCCGGCTCCACGTGCCAGGACGGCGGCTCTCGAGGTGGCTTGAGCCTGTGCGACGGCGTCTCTGCTGCCCTGTTACCCGTGGCTCCCGAGGGGCCGTGGTCTGCGGGGGAGACTGCGGCTTCTGCAGCTTTCCCAGGCccgtgggagagggggcaggccATCGGGGGTCCTGAAGCGCCCGGGCTTGCGGGGCAGGAGACGGGCTCTGGGGGTGTGCCGAGACCTTGGGGACGGAGACCGAGTGCAGGGGCGTCTGCCGCTGCCCCGGTGCCCGTGGCTCCCAGGACGCCCCGGCCGGTCCGGGAGGAGTCCACCCCCGGGGGTGTCGCAGGcctgtggggggagagggacacgGTGCAAGCACCCGTAGACGCCAGGGGTCCCTCACGGATGGGGCTGCCCCCCAGCGCCGGGATGCCTGGGCCCACGGGGGAGAGGCTGGGCCCGGGGGGCCCCTCCGGCTcgctgggaggggggcaggctgCTGAGATGCCTGGGGCCGAGGGGGTGCCCACGGCGGCGGGGGCCCCCGGGCCGATGATGGCCAACGCCAGCTGTGGGGATGTCTCGGGCGTGTGGGGACAGAGACCGGTGGCGGAGGGACCTGTGGATGGCCCGTGGAGGAGAAGAGCCAGCGGGCCGGTCCCTGAGGCTGCAAGGGTGCCCCTGCCTTTGGGGGTGCTCGCGGCTGTGGGGGTGCCCGCAGCGGGGCGCGTGCCTGCCGTGGTGTGGGTGACTGGGTGTGCCGGGGAAGAAGCCGCCGAGGCTGCCGCCGGCCTCCCAGCGTCCAGGACGCCGTCTGCGGAGGGAGCTGGGGCTTcgtggggggaggcgggaggcagaCAGGCAGTGGGGGCGCCTCTTGTCCACGGGTGTGGGACCCGGTCCTGGAGCTGCCCGCGGCCCCCAGGGGAAGAGAGCCACTGCGAGAACGTGCCTGCGGCCTCAGGGACAAGAGGCCCTGTGCCCCCGGTTGCAGGGCAGGAGACGGGCATCGGCCATCTCAGAGGTCACCCGCAGCAGAGTGGGGGGGCACAGGCCGGAGGAGCGTCTGCAGTGAGGGTCCGGGGGAGCCCTTTGGGGGAGGACAGGTTGAGGGGGGCCTTCTCATAG
- the TXNDC17 gene encoding thioredoxin domain-containing protein 17 — MGPGPGRLGQKPGCLRRASAEGTGQPQPEAGRGAEAFWPPQAPVAPWSPAGRAPGSGRSPPRPAAAPPGDPAGGARRALPMAGYEVVSVSGFEEFSRAVEQHHGKTIFAYFTGSKDAGGKSWCPDCVQAEPVVREGLKHVSEGCVFIYCQVGEKPYWKDPNNDFRKNLKVTAVPTLLKYGTPQKLVESECLQANLVEMLFSED; from the exons ATGGGGCCCGGGCCGGGGCGGCTGGGGCAGAAGCCCGGGTGCCTGCGCAGAGCCAGCGCGGAGGGCACGGGCCAGCCACAGCCGGAGGCGGGACGCGGCGCGGAGGCCTTCTGGCCGCCCCAGGCTCCCGTAGCGCCGTGGAGCCCCGCCGGCCGCGCCCCCGGAAGCGGCCGCTCCCCGCCCCGTCCCGCGGCGGCGCCTCCCGGAGACCCGGCCGGCGGTGCGCGGCGCGCCCTCCCGATGGCCGGCTACGAGGTGGTGAGCGTGTCCGGCTTCGAGGAGTTCAGCCGGGCGGTGGAGCAGCACCACGGCAAGACCATCTTCGCCTACTTTACCGGCTCCAAGGACGCCGGCGGGAAGAGCTGGTGCCCCGACTGCGTGCAGG CGGAGCCAGTCGTGCGAGAGGGGCTGAAGCACGTCAGTGAAGGATGTGTGTTCATCTACTGCCAAGTGGGAGAGAAACCTTA TTGGAAAGATCCAAATAACGACTTCAGAAAAAACCTGAAAGTAACTGCGGTGCCTACACTCCTTAAATACGGAACA CCTCAAAAACTGGTGGAATCCGAGTGTCTCCAGGCCAACCTCGTGGAGATGTTGTTCTCTGAAGATTAA